A region from the Bacillota bacterium genome encodes:
- a CDS encoding FadR/GntR family transcriptional regulator, with protein MDWQGLPGLEPIHSIRLYKQVEERLLQLINAGVVKPGDRLPSEKVLQEQLGISRAVLREALRILEAKGLLVSHQGRGRYLRGPEPDHYVAIQRTTLEEIYETRLVMEPAVAAWAAERAGPEHIARMEEVLDRMGRAPRGEADDFPFHLALAQACGNEFACKQLSEQIKLLSRVHDEAFPRALLEMPLEPWLEEHRAVLEAVKRRDPEGARRLMYEHLLSSYRQIKAEG; from the coding sequence GTGGACTGGCAGGGGCTCCCCGGTCTGGAGCCCATCCACTCGATCCGCCTGTACAAGCAGGTGGAGGAGAGGCTGCTGCAACTCATCAATGCCGGGGTGGTGAAGCCCGGGGACAGATTGCCTTCCGAGAAGGTTCTCCAGGAGCAGTTGGGTATCAGCCGTGCCGTGCTGCGGGAAGCGCTGCGCATCCTGGAGGCGAAGGGCCTGCTGGTGTCCCACCAGGGGAGGGGCCGGTACCTGCGGGGTCCGGAACCCGACCACTACGTGGCCATCCAGAGGACAACGCTGGAAGAGATATACGAGACCAGGCTGGTCATGGAGCCGGCCGTGGCTGCCTGGGCGGCGGAGCGGGCAGGGCCGGAACACATTGCCCGCATGGAAGAAGTGCTGGATCGGATGGGGCGGGCACCGCGCGGCGAGGCGGACGATTTCCCGTTTCACCTCGCCCTTGCGCAGGCGTGCGGAAACGAGTTCGCGTGCAAACAGCTCAGCGAGCAGATCAAGCTCTTGAGCCGCGTCCATGATGAGGCATTTCCCAGGGCCCTGCTCGAGATGCCGCTTGAACCCTGGCTTGAGGAGCACCGGGCGGTGCTGGAAGCGGTGAAGCGCAGAGACCCCGAGGGTGCACGTCGGCTCATGTACGAGCACCTGCTTTCGAGCTACCGGCAGATCAAAGCCGAAGGCTGA
- a CDS encoding M28 family peptidase, with the protein MDAGKGIPVPEREGEATGKGSGERGSLASYLLEGIDLGRVQRHVAWFTGHASGRISGTADMERAAAYVCGELREYGLEPLRRRFRAYTSIPGPAALEVGGKAPSRIKAVSVAFTRELGEGEATWVDLVDGGAGEDGDYRGRDVRGKALLVEAHGSATPERARLAAARGAAALVLATWPAPVPDVVTFRAMKGVWGLPGPETLREIPDIVALCVSHDDARRLRVMISENGGALPVRVSATATTGWMPLEEVTVRIVAPGPEGDDFVLVHGHLDAWCPGVTDNASGNALMLELARLLGRCGGNMRRSVVLAFWDGHEIAEATGSSYFVARNWDLLRDHCVAQVNVDSPGVRGTRRFLAASSPELEAFQRLVHATIGAPARYLSPGRTADQSFLMAGVPGLLCFPDGEPEGEVPFFWWSHTGEDTLDKFSPEAFLAQARVIVHYLDGLLRSTAWPMDFAPMLRSAARVIDRIVVQSARVPMRGLPGEEAVAVLAEALADARRVLGEVAVLYRRARRVAREASRGREWLYREHNRLARDLSRILLPVLGTVGGRYHQDRYADPRYTQRLPGLSHLRAVGDAAGEEALLSLGPALMERNRLTDALLAARERLRVHLQS; encoded by the coding sequence TTGGACGCGGGGAAAGGCATCCCCGTCCCGGAGAGGGAGGGAGAAGCCACGGGCAAGGGCAGCGGGGAGCGGGGATCATTGGCCTCGTATCTGCTCGAGGGGATCGACCTCGGACGCGTGCAGCGCCATGTCGCCTGGTTCACCGGGCACGCTTCGGGCCGCATATCTGGCACGGCCGATATGGAGCGGGCCGCAGCTTACGTGTGTGGCGAACTGCGGGAATACGGGCTGGAGCCTCTCCGGCGGCGTTTCCGCGCGTACACCTCCATACCTGGACCGGCGGCCCTGGAGGTGGGCGGAAAGGCTCCGTCGCGGATCAAGGCAGTAAGCGTGGCCTTCACCCGCGAACTGGGGGAGGGCGAGGCAACCTGGGTCGATCTGGTCGATGGCGGGGCGGGGGAGGATGGCGACTACCGGGGGCGGGACGTGCGAGGTAAGGCCCTGCTGGTGGAAGCCCACGGTTCCGCAACACCGGAACGAGCCCGGCTGGCGGCGGCCCGCGGTGCTGCCGCGCTCGTCCTGGCGACCTGGCCTGCCCCGGTCCCGGACGTGGTGACGTTCCGGGCCATGAAGGGCGTGTGGGGATTGCCCGGGCCCGAGACGCTGCGGGAAATCCCGGACATTGTCGCGCTGTGCGTGTCCCACGACGATGCCCGTCGCCTGCGTGTGATGATCAGCGAGAACGGCGGCGCCCTGCCGGTGAGGGTGAGCGCCACCGCCACCACCGGCTGGATGCCCCTGGAGGAGGTGACCGTACGCATCGTGGCCCCGGGGCCGGAAGGGGATGACTTCGTACTTGTTCATGGCCACCTGGACGCCTGGTGTCCCGGGGTCACCGACAATGCCTCCGGAAATGCTCTCATGCTGGAACTGGCGAGGTTGCTGGGGCGGTGTGGAGGGAACATGCGCCGATCGGTGGTGTTGGCGTTCTGGGACGGCCACGAGATTGCAGAGGCCACGGGTTCCAGTTACTTCGTGGCGCGCAACTGGGACCTGCTGCGAGACCATTGCGTCGCCCAGGTCAACGTCGATTCCCCGGGAGTGCGCGGGACGCGGCGCTTCCTGGCGGCGAGCAGCCCCGAGTTGGAGGCCTTCCAGCGCCTTGTTCATGCCACCATCGGTGCGCCGGCCCGCTACCTGTCCCCGGGGCGCACGGCGGACCAGTCCTTCCTCATGGCCGGGGTGCCGGGGCTGCTGTGCTTCCCCGACGGCGAACCCGAGGGCGAGGTCCCCTTCTTCTGGTGGAGTCACACCGGAGAGGACACCCTGGACAAGTTTTCGCCCGAAGCGTTTCTGGCCCAGGCCCGGGTGATCGTCCATTACCTTGACGGGCTGCTCCGGTCGACCGCGTGGCCGATGGATTTCGCGCCGATGCTGAGATCTGCAGCCCGGGTGATCGACCGCATTGTGGTTCAGTCGGCACGTGTCCCAATGCGCGGGCTGCCGGGGGAGGAAGCCGTGGCGGTTCTGGCGGAGGCGCTGGCGGATGCCAGGCGGGTGCTCGGCGAGGTGGCGGTGCTCTACCGCAGGGCGCGCAGGGTGGCCCGGGAGGCTTCCCGCGGCCGGGAGTGGCTCTACCGGGAACACAACCGCCTGGCGCGGGACCTGAGCCGCATCCTCCTGCCGGTCCTCGGTACGGTGGGGGGCAGATACCACCAGGACCGTTACGCAGACCCGCGCTACACGCAGCGCCTTCCGGGCCTCTCCCACCTGCGGGCGGTGGGGGATGCGGCGGGGGAGGAAGCACTCCTCTCGCTGGGTCCTGCCCTTATGGAGAGGAACCGCCTGACCGACGCGCTACTGGCAGCCCGGGAGAGACTGCGGGTGCACTTGCAGTCGTGA
- a CDS encoding ABC transporter substrate-binding protein, with product MLVVALLLSSCARKGPEPASPQTGGPRSGGEYVIGLEDAWSLDPATWGNQGPMRNIFNGLLRYTADGKQLEGDLAEDWSVSPDGKTYTFKLRQGVKFHNGRELVADDVKYSIERVLNPKTKSDGAFAFADVVGAQEFNQGKAKEVSGIQVGDPHTVQITLKEPLAIFPYFLAMNFGYVVPREAAEQYGDNFARHPVGTGPFKFEEWKEGEYIKLVKNPDYFEKGLPYLDSLVYRIIPDSATLAMQFEAGQIHEMYPIPDSVFQRVVSSGKYQILEQSRPDVFGLAMNVRKKPFDDVRVRRAIAYAINREKVVQVLFSGGRARPALGPIPPGLLGYDPQIKAIGYDPERAKQLLADAGYSKGLECELWTLSRDSEKRFAEFIASQLAEVGIKVQIRLMQTGAFFDAVSRGDAGLFWWGWTADYADPDTFMYSLFNSANWGINNPCFYKNPRVDELTSQARHIMDQARREAMYKEAAQIVVDEAPWAFIYHTTAFWAVNPGVRGADAQLHVYGYLSRARTWLEK from the coding sequence GTGCTGGTGGTGGCGTTACTGCTTTCCTCTTGTGCCAGAAAAGGTCCCGAGCCCGCGAGCCCGCAAACGGGTGGCCCCCGCTCAGGCGGGGAGTATGTAATTGGGCTGGAAGATGCCTGGTCGCTGGACCCAGCGACCTGGGGCAACCAGGGGCCGATGAGGAACATTTTCAACGGACTACTCCGTTATACGGCAGACGGCAAGCAGTTGGAGGGCGACCTGGCAGAGGACTGGTCGGTTAGTCCGGACGGCAAGACGTACACGTTCAAACTGCGCCAGGGGGTCAAATTCCATAACGGGCGCGAACTCGTTGCGGATGATGTGAAGTACAGCATAGAGCGGGTGCTGAACCCCAAGACCAAGTCGGACGGCGCCTTTGCGTTTGCGGACGTCGTGGGGGCGCAGGAGTTCAACCAGGGGAAGGCTAAGGAAGTCTCAGGGATTCAAGTCGGTGATCCCCACACTGTGCAGATCACTCTCAAGGAGCCCTTGGCCATCTTCCCGTATTTTCTAGCCATGAACTTCGGGTACGTGGTGCCACGCGAGGCAGCGGAGCAATATGGGGATAACTTCGCTCGTCACCCCGTTGGCACCGGTCCCTTCAAGTTCGAGGAGTGGAAAGAGGGAGAGTACATCAAGCTGGTCAAGAATCCTGATTACTTTGAGAAGGGTCTTCCGTACCTGGACAGCTTGGTGTACCGTATCATCCCCGATTCCGCCACTCTGGCCATGCAGTTTGAAGCCGGGCAGATCCACGAGATGTACCCTATTCCAGATTCGGTCTTCCAGCGTGTGGTCTCAAGTGGGAAGTACCAGATCCTCGAGCAGAGTCGCCCTGACGTGTTCGGGCTGGCCATGAATGTCAGGAAAAAGCCCTTTGACGATGTGCGGGTGCGCAGGGCCATCGCGTATGCGATTAACCGTGAAAAAGTGGTACAGGTCCTGTTCTCCGGGGGGCGCGCCCGACCTGCCCTGGGACCTATACCGCCAGGGCTGCTGGGGTACGATCCTCAGATCAAGGCCATAGGGTACGATCCGGAGCGTGCAAAGCAGCTTCTGGCAGACGCAGGCTACAGTAAGGGACTTGAGTGCGAGCTTTGGACCCTCTCCCGCGACTCCGAGAAACGCTTTGCCGAGTTCATCGCGAGCCAGCTTGCGGAGGTGGGCATCAAGGTCCAAATACGGCTCATGCAGACAGGTGCATTCTTCGATGCCGTGTCCAGGGGAGACGCTGGCCTGTTCTGGTGGGGCTGGACTGCCGACTACGCCGACCCCGACACGTTCATGTACAGCTTGTTTAACTCAGCCAACTGGGGGATCAACAACCCTTGCTTTTACAAGAACCCCCGGGTGGACGAGTTGACCAGCCAGGCGAGGCACATCATGGATCAGGCCCGTCGAGAAGCCATGTACAAGGAGGCGGCGCAGATAGTGGTCGACGAGGCCCCCTGGGCCTTCATCTACCACACGACCGCTTTCTGGGCTGTCAACCCAGGGGTTCGGGGTGCTGATGCTCAGCTGCACGTGTACGGCTACCTTTCCCGCGCCAGGACGTGGCTGGAGAAGTAA